A window of the Acidovorax sp. YS12 genome harbors these coding sequences:
- a CDS encoding protein nirF has product MNRRTLLSLSASAPLLASGCAATSSLATSAPATALQGTGDLGVVIERAQGALTLVNTSRREAIGRVTGLGDLSHASVVFSRDERFAYVFGRDGGLTQVDILARRITARVMQAGNSIGGAISADGSLVVAQNYTPGGIKVFDAATLELLADLPALTPRGERSRVVGLADLPQRRFIYSLFDAGAICIADCADPRKPRVTTLEGIGKQPYDALVSPNGRHYIAGLFGEDGLAMVDLWEEQPRARRILGGYGRGQQPLPVYKMPHLRGWAVAGRHAYLPAIGRHEVLIVDTATWAEVGRIPVAGQPVFVMARPDGRQVWVNFSVPDYNRVQVIDTPSQRVVQTLEPGKAVLHMEFTPRGESVWISCRDDNRIQVYDTHTLQAQATLPVDAPSGIFFTARAQRMGF; this is encoded by the coding sequence TGAACCGGCGCACCCTGCTCTCCCTCAGCGCCAGCGCGCCGCTGCTCGCCAGCGGCTGCGCGGCCACCTCTTCCCTGGCCACGTCCGCCCCCGCCACCGCGCTGCAAGGCACGGGCGACCTGGGCGTGGTCATCGAGCGCGCCCAGGGCGCGCTCACCCTGGTCAACACCAGCCGCCGCGAGGCCATCGGCCGCGTCACCGGCCTGGGCGACCTCTCGCACGCCTCGGTGGTGTTCTCGCGCGATGAGCGCTTCGCCTACGTCTTCGGCCGCGACGGCGGACTGACCCAGGTCGACATCCTGGCCCGGCGCATCACCGCCCGCGTCATGCAGGCGGGCAACTCCATCGGCGGCGCCATCAGCGCCGACGGCAGCCTGGTGGTGGCGCAGAACTACACGCCCGGCGGCATCAAGGTGTTCGACGCCGCCACGCTGGAGCTGCTGGCAGACCTGCCCGCGCTCACCCCCCGCGGCGAGCGCTCGCGCGTCGTCGGCCTGGCCGACCTGCCGCAGCGCCGCTTCATCTACAGCCTGTTCGACGCCGGCGCCATCTGCATCGCCGACTGCGCCGACCCGCGCAAGCCCCGCGTCACCACGCTGGAAGGCATCGGCAAGCAGCCCTACGACGCCCTGGTGTCGCCCAACGGCCGCCACTACATCGCCGGCCTGTTCGGCGAGGACGGCCTGGCCATGGTGGATCTGTGGGAAGAACAGCCGCGCGCGCGCCGCATCCTCGGCGGCTATGGGCGCGGCCAGCAGCCCCTGCCCGTGTACAAGATGCCGCACCTGCGCGGCTGGGCCGTGGCCGGGCGCCACGCCTACCTGCCCGCCATCGGCCGCCACGAGGTGCTCATCGTCGATACCGCCACCTGGGCCGAGGTCGGGCGCATCCCGGTCGCGGGCCAGCCGGTGTTCGTCATGGCGCGCCCCGACGGGCGCCAGGTCTGGGTCAACTTCTCGGTGCCCGACTACAACCGCGTGCAGGTCATCGACACCCCGAGCCAGCGCGTGGTGCAGACGCTGGAGCCCGGCAAGGCCGTGCTGCACATGGAATTCACGCCACGCGGCGAATCGGTGTGGATCAGCTGCCGCGACGACAACCGCATTCAGGTTTACGACACGCACACGCTGCAGGCGCAGGCCACGCTGCCTGTCGATGCCCCGAGCGGCATCTTCTTCACCGCACGCGCGCAACGCATGGGGTTCTGA